The Pseudomonas bijieensis DNA window TCAGGCAATAGCCGTCCTTGCGGATCTTTTTCGCTGCCTTGGAAAAGCTGGCCCAGTCGTAGGTGCTGTCAGGGTCATTGGCCAGGTGTTCCTCGAACAGGCGTTGCAGGCGTCGACCCTTTTGAAAGGCGATCAACACCTTGGACTGCGCACCGCGAAAAAACGGCAGCGGCTGGCCGCGTCCGAATGCGAACTGGTAGGTGTCATTGGGTTCGGCGATGTAGGTGTTGATGATGTGTCCGTCATAGAAAACGCTGGCGAACACCGCCAGGCCGGTGGCTTCGGACAGCTCGTGCATCAACTCGCGGCCCGCCACGAGGATCGGGTCGTACTGGCGCATCATCCAGTCGAGTTCGATGATGCGCGGCCCCAGGCCATAGCTGCCGGCATCCACCCGCACCAGCAGGCCGGCGTCACACAAATCCTTGACGTAGCGGTACACGGTCGCCCGTGACAGGCCCATGCGCTCGGCGATGGTCTCGGGGTCGATCTTCAGCGTTGCCGGGCCGAAGAGGTCCAGCACACTCAGCATTTTGCTCAGACTGCTCATTTCGCTCCTAAAGGGGGGAATGGCGCGTAGGTGGTCGTTGGGTGAGCACTATAGGTAGCCGCGGCAGTGATGAAAAGCCCGCAGGCTCGCTCAGGAGTGCGTTGTCACGGTAACCCAATGTCTGAGAAATACAAGCTCATTTTCGGCGGTTTTATCTCAATAAAAATGCATAAATCTCAAAATATGATTTTTATGCAGAAAAACAGCTTGTTTTGTCGGTTCTCCTGTGTGATAAATCTCAGCCACTGCAAACGCTCGATCAAGAGGGCTGGAAATGAATGGTGCGCAACTGATAGTGAAGGCGGCGGTGGCGAGCGGTATCGAATACTGCTTCGCCAATCCTGGAACGACTGAAATCCCCCTGGTGGCAGCCATGGCCAGTGCGCCAGCCCTCAAGCCGGTATTGTCCTTGTTCGAGGGGGTATGCACCGGTGCCGCGGACGGCTACGGCCGGATTGCCGGCAAGCCGGCGATGACCCTGACTCACCTGGGGCCTGGCTTTGCCAATGGCATTGCCAACCTGCACAACGCGCGTCGCGCCAATACCCCGATCGTCAACGTCATCGGCGATCACGCGTCATGGCACGTCAACTACGATCCGCCGCTGGCCAGTGATATCCAGGCCCTGGCCGGGAGCGTTTCCGGATGGGTGCGCACATCGCGCACCGCATCGGGTGTAGGCGAAGATTTCCAAGAGGCCGTGCGTGCCGCCTGGCAAGCCAACGGACAGATCGCCAGCCTGATCCTGCCAATGGATCTGCAAGCCAACACTGTGCAGCATGAGAAAGCCTTCACGGCATTGCGGGCCCCGGTTCGGCGTTTTGCCGGTGACCGGATCGAGGCGGTCGCCCAGGCATTGCGTGATGGCCGGCGCCTGGTGTTTATCGTTGGCGACCAAGGCTTGTCCGTCGCCGGGCTCGAAGCGGCGGGGCGCCTGGCCCAGTTGCCGGGTGTGCGCCTGTTCGCCGAAACCTTTCCACGCCTGAGCTATCGCGGTGGTGGCCTGCCTGACCTGGATCGTCTGCCTTACTTCCCCGAAGTGGCCATTGAGATCCTTGACCAATACGACGCGGTGGTTTGCGCCGGTGTGCCGGACCCGATCAGTTATTTCGGCTACGAAGGCATCGCTTCTCGCCTGGCTGAACGTGAACGCCTGCTCTGCCTGGCGGAAGTCGGGGACGACGTCGCCGGAGCGCTCACTGCGCTTGCCGATGCGCTTGAGGCGCCGGCTTATGTGCCAACGCCAATGGGTATCGAGCTGCCACCAGGCGATGCCACGTTGACGCCCCAGTCCGTGGGTCAGGTGCTGGCCGCATCGCTGCCGGACGATTGCATCGTTTCGGTGGAAGGCGGGACGTGCGGCTATCCATTCTTCACCGCTTCGGCCCATGCCGCGCGGCATCGGGTCTTGACCAACACCGGTGGGGCCATCGGCCAGGGTATTCCGGTGGGCTTTGGCGCCGCCATGGCCGAGCGTGGCAACCAGGTGTTCTGCCTGCAATCGGACGGCAGTGCCCAGTACACCATCCAGACCCTGTGGAGCATCGCCCGCGAGCAACTGCCGGTGGTGATCCTGATCGCGGCCAACCATCGCTACGCCATTTTGCAGAACGAGCTGCGCCGCTTCGGCATGACCGAACTGGGCCCCGAGGCCTTGAGCCTGACCGTACTGGACCGTCCACGCATCGATTGGAAAGCCTTGGCCAAGGGCTATGGCTTGCCGGCCAGCACCGTGCACACCAATGGTGAGCTGCATCGGGCCCTGGCCAATGCCAAGGCCGACGGCGGTCCTTGCCTGATTGAAATGGCGCTGTGAAGGAGCGGATATGAACCCGATTCAATTGTTACCTGCCGTCGAGAAGTTCCTGTCGCAACCGGGACGCCTGTTTATCGGCGGCACCTGGCAGGACGCCGCCAATGGCCGTCGGTTTGCCGTGGAGAACCCAGCCACTGAGCAGACCCTGACTGAAGTCGCCGAAGGCGGCGAACGCGACGTGGATGCCGCCGTCGCCGCCGCCCGTGCGGCCTTCACCGGGACCTGGGCGCAGCAGTCGCCGGCCCAGCGTGGGTTGTTGCTGTTTCGCCTGGCGGAACTGCTCGACCAGCATCGCGAAGAGTTGGCGCAACTGATCACCCTGGAAAACGGCAAGCCGATTGCCAACGCCCGCGGGGAGGCGGCGAGTGCCGCCAACATCATTCGCTACTTTGCCGGCTGGCCGACCAAGATCGAAGGCAGCACGCTGCCGGTATCGCCTTCCAGTGGCGCGCCGATGCTCAACTACACCTTGCGCGAGCCAGTGGGCGTCTGTGCGTTGATCGTGCCGTGGAACTTCCCGCTGACCATGTGCGTGTGGAAGCTCGGCCCGGTGCTGGCGACCGGTTGTGTCGCGGTGCTCAAGCCCGCCGAGCAGACGCCCCTGGTTGCCATTCGCCTGGTGCAACTGATCGAGGCCGCCGGTTTCCCGGCCGGGGTGGTCAACCTGCTCACCGGTCTTGGTGTGCATACC harbors:
- a CDS encoding IclR family transcriptional regulator, which translates into the protein MSSLSKMLSVLDLFGPATLKIDPETIAERMGLSRATVYRYVKDLCDAGLLVRVDAGSYGLGPRIIELDWMMRQYDPILVAGRELMHELSEATGLAVFASVFYDGHIINTYIAEPNDTYQFAFGRGQPLPFFRGAQSKVLIAFQKGRRLQRLFEEHLANDPDSTYDWASFSKAAKKIRKDGYCLTHDELNLGLTGIAAPIVNPGLDEVVGSLSAVGSTHNFKLLRQETVIEMVMDTTRRIAERMQNPPAAAHGM
- a CDS encoding acetolactate synthase large subunit — its product is MNGAQLIVKAAVASGIEYCFANPGTTEIPLVAAMASAPALKPVLSLFEGVCTGAADGYGRIAGKPAMTLTHLGPGFANGIANLHNARRANTPIVNVIGDHASWHVNYDPPLASDIQALAGSVSGWVRTSRTASGVGEDFQEAVRAAWQANGQIASLILPMDLQANTVQHEKAFTALRAPVRRFAGDRIEAVAQALRDGRRLVFIVGDQGLSVAGLEAAGRLAQLPGVRLFAETFPRLSYRGGGLPDLDRLPYFPEVAIEILDQYDAVVCAGVPDPISYFGYEGIASRLAERERLLCLAEVGDDVAGALTALADALEAPAYVPTPMGIELPPGDATLTPQSVGQVLAASLPDDCIVSVEGGTCGYPFFTASAHAARHRVLTNTGGAIGQGIPVGFGAAMAERGNQVFCLQSDGSAQYTIQTLWSIAREQLPVVILIAANHRYAILQNELRRFGMTELGPEALSLTVLDRPRIDWKALAKGYGLPASTVHTNGELHRALANAKADGGPCLIEMAL